In the genome of Columba livia isolate bColLiv1 breed racing homer chromosome 10, bColLiv1.pat.W.v2, whole genome shotgun sequence, one region contains:
- the GLT8D1 gene encoding glycosyltransferase 8 domain-containing protein 1 has translation MSLRKVNISILIVAVVIFLLVLHHNFLGLSDFLKQELSDSNPVGLQPIDFIPAVPQRLEDERNDKEISVVIAASDERLGGAIAAMNSIYSHTKSNVVFYIVTLNDTVDHLRLWLSNTALKNLRYRILDFDPRVLEGKVQVDPQKADTLKPLTFARFYLPYLVPHAEKVIYVDDDIIVQDDILELYNTPLKPGHAAAFSDDCDSTTNKVAVRGAGNQYNYIGFLDYKKETIRKLAMKASTCSFNPGVFVANLTEWKLQNITKQLEKWMALNVAEELYSRTLAGSITTPPLLIVFYKQHSSIDPMWNVRHLGSSAGKRYSPQFVKAAKLLHWNGHFKPWGRTASYAEVWEKWYVPDPTGKFSLIRRHSEAYEAK, from the exons atgtCATTAAGGAAAG TGAACATTTCCATCCTTATAGTGGCAGTTGTCATATTTTTGCTGGTTCTTCATCATAACTTCCTGGGCCTCAGTGACTTCTTAAAACAGGAACTGTCAG ATTCAAACCCAGTAGGACTTCAGCCTATAGATTTTATCCCTGCAGTTCCCCAGAGGCTAGAAGATGAAAGGAATGATAAGGAGATTTCTGTGGTCATTGCAGCATCAGATGAGCGGCTCGGGGGTGCAATTGCAGCCATGAACAGTATTTACAGTCACACCAAATCCAACGTGGTTTTCTATATTGTTACTTTGAATGATACTGTGGATCACTTGAG gctgtgGCTAAGTAACACTGCTCTGAAAAATCTGAGATACCGAATTTTGGATTTTGACCCTCGTGTCTTAGAAGGAAAAGTACAAGTGGATCCTCAAAAGGCAGACACCCTAAAACCA TTAACCTTTGCAAGATTCTACTTGCCCTATTTGGTACCTCATGCAGAGAAGGTCATCTACGTGGATGATGATATAATAGTGCAAG ATGATATTCTTGAGCTTTACAACACTCCATTGAAACCTGGACATGCAGCTGCGTTTTCAGATGATTGTGACTCAACCACTAACAAAGTTGCCGTCCGTGGAGCGGGCAATCAG tATAACTACATTGGGTTTCTAGAttacaaaaaagaaaccatCCGAAAGCTTGCCATGAAAGCCAGCACCTGCTCTTTCAATCCAGGAGTTTTTGTTGCCAATTTGACAGAATGGAAGTTACAGAACATCACTAAGCAATTGGAGAAGTGGATGGCACTTAATGTAGC aGAGGAGCTTTACAGTAGGACACTGGCTGGCAGCATCACAACACCTCCGCTGCTAATTGTATTTTACAAGCAACATTCCAGTATTGATCCCATGTGGAATGTCCGCCATCTCG GGTCTAGTGCTGGAAAGAGGTACTCTCCGCAGTTTGTGAAAGCTGCCAAGCTGCTCCATTGGAACGGACACTTCAAACCATGGGGAAGAACAGCTTCATATGCTGAAGTCTGGGAGAAGTGGTATGTTCCTGACCCTACAGGCAAGTTCAGCCTGATCCGCAGACATTCAGAAGCCTATGAAGCAAAGTAG